The genomic segment GTGTGGAAAAATAATCTTCGCACAATCCTGAGATACAGCAAATAATTGTAATCGAAAGAATGATAAAAATATATGTGCAGTAAAGCTGCAAAAAGTGACACGCTATGTAGTCCCACAGCCGGAATCCCCTGGAGTTAATTGCAAGTGGTGTAAACAACTCCAACTCCGCGTTTGCCGTAATACTTTGTCCCTCGACAGGCCTATGTCAAGTGACCTGTCATTCCGGGTGGGCAGATGCACGTGAAGGAGTCGGGTCCGTCCAGGCAGCGTCCCAGCCTGCAGGGGTTGGGTTTGCAGTCGTCCACATCCACCTCGCACCTCTGACCTTTGAACCCGCTTGGGCAGGCACACGTGTACTCGCCGCTGCCGGCGGGCGCGCTGACGTCCTTTATGCACAAGCCGCCGTTCGCACACTCGCATGGACGCACAGACACCTGCGAGCAAATGCGAgttgacaaaacatttcatttcgtttttttaaatgggcatgaacatttcaaatgtgaacAGAAAAGGGATTTCGCTTGCCTGTTCAGGCACTAATTTCAATATATACTCTACAAATCGCAATTCACTATAAGTTACAGGACGAGCGTAACGCCGAAAAAAATGTACGAGTTATAGTCTGAAAAATATGTGTAAAATGCTGACTGCATATGTCGATTGTATTTAGTATATGACAGGACTCTAGTTCATGTGCACTATTTGCTCGAGTGGTCAGTGCAGAGGAAAGGTGGTAAAGATAGGCTGCCATACGTGCAGGGAAGCAGAGGTCTCGGCATGGCAGTTGTCCGAAACGGTAAAGTCGAAGCTGTAGGTGCGCGTTTGCTGGGGCGTGGCCTTCCACTGTATAAGGCCAGTCGGAGACAAAGACACGCCCTCAGGACCCGAGCGGAGAGCGAAGACCACCGGTGAGCCCTCGGGGTCCCGAGCCTGCAGTTGGTAGATGAACTCCTCCCCTTGGAAGTACCACAGGAGGGAGGGCAAAGATGACAGTGTGGGGGGTTCGTTCTCtgttgaagaagcagaaaagtcCAAATGACATAAACTTTAGTTAACAATTTttacttatttgactttttttaatcagttttaacTCAGCTTTAATTTGAGCTtacttactgtatttttttccaccatttttaattttactgtatgatttttttacatcatATCCTACAtcatcctactcctttgagcatacaactgtgatgatgtgtttttttttcttttaactatttctaattttccttttataatttttgtttgacctttgtcaacctgttattgtgtgtactatatatgctcaataaaacaaaacaaaaaaaacaaacaaacaaacaaaaacatataacTGattgattgaacttttttttttactttacctgattgtatttgctttattttacttgttttttGATCTCATTATTTTAGTTCACTTTAGTACACAATAATATTAGTGTACTGTAATTTATGtcacaaacatatttttagTGATGTacacaaacgtgtgtgtgtgtgtgtgtgtgtgtgtattctggCGTACCATGGCGGGCGGTCCAAGCATGCTGCGAAACGTTTGGTTGACAGGCCAGGCAAGGGTTGAAGGGATGAGACTGTCCTCCATCATAACAGACGCCATCGATGCTGCACATCTTCTCCTAGGGAGTGGTCATGCGAGGTCACACGTTAGTAGAGTACGTAAGTTGAAAGATGTCAAAAGTTCTTACCCTGAGTGTGCAGAAAGGGTCGGCTTGGAGGCCACACAGGTGACACGCTCCGTCATAGATGGTGATCACTTTAGCGTTACTGAAGCTGTAACCGTCGTTGGACACCTGACGAAAAGGAATGCAGATGAACTTGTGATCGTTTGGAAAACATTCATACATGCTGTTACCAAGGAAgtcaaaaacaattttctgGGAAAAAGTCAAGATGTACAATAAAGCTTCCCTGGGATCCCAAAAACTTGAGGCCGGAACAGAAGACATTACATCTTATTCAGAGTgcaatattattgtttttaactttgATTGTATTTTGCTGAGTTTTACTGCATATTATCTGACTTTACTGCATTTTAtcgaatttcatttcattttggttAATTTTAAATCccgtttattgtattgtatgaagttgtattcaatttatTGCATTTCCTCATATTTACGGTAATTGTATATTACTTGACTTGATTGGAATTTACactatattttattgtatttcactTCATATTATTTTGCTGTATTTTGGTTTAGTTTTAGCTTTTGtgtatttcattgtattttacaTGATCTAATTTTACTTCAatcttctttattttgtcacattgtttTATTTGCCGTTACCTGATGTtttaatttactgtattttatgttatatttcatttcattttattgaacataattttattttacccTAATTTATGTGatcttgttttatgttaagCATTTGATTTTCCTTTGTGTTATTTTAATGTATATTATTTGTTAACTTTTatcgaatgtatttattttattttattaaaatttaATAGTTTTAAATAAATCCACAATATTCCATTTCATTCTAGTCTACTGTATATTAATAAAGGATGTGATGCTGCCGCtagaataaaatatatatatatacatactgtatatatacatgtatatattttttttaaactcccaaacatcaacaacaacaatattaaCCAGATCTGTCCTCACTTTGACCTGCCAGCGGGCCAGGAATGGTCGTTTTGTCAACGCTCCAGATGCATCCACACCTGCAGTGGCTCGAGTGACTTCCAGAGGGAGGCGGCACTCCACGGCCATCACACCCATGAAGGTGGCAGCGACAAAATGAGGCTCAGCCGCAACCCACTTGCCTCCCACCAACTCATGGTAAGTCAACAAGACATTAGAAGACATTCATCTTGACACAGGAAATAGTAGAAAAACAAGAACAGTAAAGAAGTACCTTTTCTTGGACGAACTCGCACTTGAGCTGGTGGCCATCCTTGAAGCCGACACCTGAAACGCGAATGTTGGAGCAGTCGTCATCACGAATGTTGCACAGGCCTCCTGACTCAAGATCCGTGATCTCTGGCGTATGCTCTGAAAcggacacacgcgcgcacacacacacacacacacacacacacacacacacacacacacacacacccacacacacacacacacacaaacacacacacacacacacacacacacacacaaaagatgacAAATCCAATCAATGCTAAGACCAGTACTTATTTGGTACTCTATCAGTTGGGATTCTAATACAATTATTGTTCAGACCGTGCAAGAGCCCCCACCTCACTGTGTTTTGCCTCACCAGACGAGATGCTGCAGTCGTAGGCTCCAAAGCCGGGAAAGCAGACACATCCCCACTCCGAACATTGCCCGTTTCCATTGCACAAATCGGGACACTTGAGCACAGACACTGCGTCCCGGTGGTCTAGGCGGTCCCAGAGATCCCGGTGGGGCAGTCCCCCGAGGCCCTCCTCCACAAGCCGCCTCTCGCACTCGTTCTCGAGCAGGGGCAGGACAGCATGCAACCAGGATCGTTCATCCTTTAGCCGCAAGTCGCTGACACACATTTCTACCGCGCTGCCAACCACGTCGACACCGAGGAGACCGAAGCAGCCCAAGGCCAGGCTGGAGTTGGCGACCGCTTCCCAACACTCAGCCTGTGCTTCATTCTCAGTCAACCCGGAGGGCGTCGGCCATGTTAAATCAATGTCTACACGAGTGTCAGGTTCGTGGTCTTTGGGGAAGAAATAGGCAAAGCTCTCCAGGTCAGACTTATTAAGGCTTTGGTGTAGGGGGGTGGGGATGAATTGATGGGTGTCCCTGCCCCACCGTTCAGATAGGGGAGCCCTGGAGGGTTGCGCTGGTTGTTCCTCCCCGGCGAGCAACTCAACTGACCCGATGTACTCGGCCGTGATGTCCAGGGATGGGATGATGGCAGGGAAGCGCAAGTTCCCATGGAGAGAACAGGTTTCATCCGGGGAACCCGTGGATGGTGCACCACCAATTAGGCCAAACGATTGACAGTCACAGAATTTGCCAGAATTTTGTACAGGTGACGATGATGGTGGTGGTACGGTGTCAAACAGGCTGCTTCCTGCACGGAGCCTAGCAGAAGGGAAAAAGATGCATTCCCACTCAGTGTTACAATTCAGTTCAGTTCACAATGGTATGGTTCAGATTGAGATGAACGTAAGATGGCAACAGCCACAAACGTATTGGACATTTTGACCTTGAACTGAGTTTATCGTACAGTTTGGTAGAAATGAGGGATAATACTGTGTACTGTAGTGAACTCAACAAAACCATTCTGCATCCCACGGACAGTTGGTTCATGTACAGTTTTGATCTGACCCTTTACAATGGCATTGTGCATCGAACCGAATCATACTGCTTGGTGGAAACGAGTGCTTCCATGGCACACTGACctccaatgaaaaataaaagcctgtATATCCTCCATTGTAGTTGCTGCCGAGGAAAGGAAGTCATTGTTGGGCCGTCCGTCGTAGGAGCCGCAAAGACCCTCAGTGTGGCCCCTGTCTGAACCGGGGGCCCTCAGCGTCAGACTCAGACCCCAATCTGCCACGTCGGCACGTACCATTGCTCCGGATGAGAAAGTCAACTGTGGTAAGGGTggaaagcacaggtgtcaaactcaaagcacaCGGGCCAGATCGGTCCctttgcatcattttatgtcCGGGTGTGAAACTCGTTTTCAtcaggcaacttttttttttcccatcaggtTTCAACCTCTGTGTGTTGACAGACAATCTGTTTTTTTCCGACAGACTACTTAAactactgtatattattttggtttCTCTAAATGCTTAAAAAGTAACCCCCAAAAGGTGAGTGAGTGTAACGTGTGCCGACACTCACGGTGATTTTGCGCCGCTGGTAGGCCTCATGGATCCGCACCGCGCTCTTGCGCAATTCTCGCTTCTTCACTGAGAGGCGAGGTTTGGTTTGGCCTAAGTTGCCGTCGCACATGTCCAAAATGACCACGTCGTCGCCATCCCGGGCCGCCACGCCGCACGCACACGATGTGGGCGCCCTCCCATCACCCCCGCATTCCCACTGCCGCACGTGGACCTCAATAGGCCAACGTGCACTCCTGTACAGCTCGAAGGTGCCCACCTGGTAATTGTCGTAGCGCCTGTGAGGGGGAAGACACAACTCTATTAGCACTCTAGAATATTATTCTTTACAAGAACATTTTACTGACAGTAATGGGGTCAATACAATGTAAAGAAGTGAAACTGATTCAGCGATTATTTCCAATGAGgaaacattttatatttcatgGATTGCGAATGTCATGGATGGAAAAATAAGTGAAGTACCTGCCATCAAATGTGACGACATGAGGGTCGGTGAAGGAGTAACAGTACGCTGAAGGTATATCCTGCACTTTGATCTACAAAAGAAAGAATCATCCATCATTTAAATTTCTGATATAGAACCTAATCGCTTGAATCTTACCACCTTATTTTCCGAACACATTTTAAGTCCCTGAAACTTGAAAATAAACGTCTTTTGAATTTAACACATCGCAAAtttcaattaccggtattaaaaaaaaagccctatTATATAAAATGGAGCTTCAAAACTGTTAAAAATCAAGCCCTCATCTCCACTCTCCCATGCTGTGTGAGTGAAACCCCACCCACTGAAAAATAGATGCCACTTGATCAACTTGTTTCTTATGCTTCGACATCCTTACCTGTTTGAGCTGTGAAAAATCTACCTGCTTAAAAAAATTCCCACCGGAACTCATTGCGGGGATTCCAGTCGAACTAAATGCTGCCTGGAATGTTGTGGCACAATATGATACACATGCAAAGCCACTCTATATTCGAACCAACCCATCTAGGGTTATAACCATCAAAAAACAATGGTGTAAAATTATGAGATATAGCAGGGGTGCGATTGATAAACGTTGGTTACAAGAGCACATACAGCGAGTGTTGACTTTACTGTCAACTTGTCCTGATTTCATTTACCTGAACAGGCTCTGGCGCATAACCGTTCCACACAAAGTTGCTCGTGACGAGGGGCCGGACAGAGATGTTAGTGGTCCGATCACCATCTCTGACAAAGTCGGTGACCGCGGTGTAGTAGACCACAGCACGGCCACACACGCCATCCTGGCACGGAGTCCCGGTTAAGTCCACTGAGCACGAGGACAGGGACACATCGGTGCCCAGTACCGTCTCATCTATAACTCACGCACATTTTCATGTTACATTATAGATAAATGCTTGAGGGTTTGAAATTAAAACACAACTGGACTTACATGGATTATACTGGACATGTCAGGATGGAAATAGTTaattcatgaaaatgaagataAATTACACAACATAAtacaataaatgagaattgaaaaaaatacagttcaaAAAATGGATAGGtggaagaaatgtatttaaggaTTAAAGAAAGTGATTGGAACAGTGcacctatccatccacccattttctgatgcgcttattctcacaagggtcacggggcgtgctggagcctatccaagctgtctttaaTCGGTAtgtgggggacatcctgaaccggttgccagccaatcgcagggcacacagacgaacaaccatctgcactcacactcacaccttgggacaatttagagtgttccattaacctgccatgcacgtttttggaaagtgggaggaagccggagtacccggagaaaacccacacagaccgacacgctaaaccaggggtgggcaaactttttggctcggtgaccgcattgacttttaaaatttgacagaagggccaggtcaccACGAGCTacggtgcattaaaaaaaactgcatttgttgacagtccatatcaacagaacaaaagcatgaaagtactgtattaatatacttttttaaaatgacaacagtgttgttgatgacctattgtagcctgtgcattgctgcagatggtttgtgatcagaccagtagaagtagagcgatacagaggtactaggtggttgaaaagatcccccccaccccct from the Hippocampus zosterae strain Florida chromosome 5, ASM2543408v3, whole genome shotgun sequence genome contains:
- the vwde gene encoding von Willebrand factor D and EGF domain-containing protein — translated: MCGVTRRAESAEGFTSTGTRVRRTMSVGVGTFVKLVAVVAFVLPNLVQAQTALPPECAPGGHEVLQNPYRSTTFSSNWLLQSSLRDFVCDHSLVPGWYQFQIFNKPASMPTQCVEVNHCGTQAPVWLSLGEGESLPGPLELRHLTACVTWQLFPSSSKQCCLFRIPVSVRNCGEFYVYLLQPTQGCMGYCAQVMLPAAPSKLLITPEWNSGGVHLKCSFSSNSNNSSSSLGHVVAWSRASPQGKREELKRETTIQTWALIELDGFNLRLGDKIHCSVYSFFLDSPDVHGVSVESQEFFAGIRLRPEMSVLSEDGKLYELMIESTVPVPCLQESPSSSSSSSSQSRRCSISLMLGTNSHDETVLGTDVSLSSCSVDLTGTPCQDGVCGRAVVYYTAVTDFVRDGDRTTNISVRPLVTSNFVWNGYAPEPVQIKVQDIPSAYCYSFTDPHVVTFDGRRYDNYQVGTFELYRSARWPIEVHVRQWECGGDGRAPTSCACGVAARDGDDVVILDMCDGNLGQTKPRLSVKKRELRKSAVRIHEAYQRRKITLTFSSGAMVRADVADWGLSLTLRAPGSDRGHTEGLCGSYDGRPNNDFLSSAATTMEDIQAFIFHWRLRAGSSLFDTVPPPSSSPVQNSGKFCDCQSFGLIGGAPSTGSPDETCSLHGNLRFPAIIPSLDITAEYIGSVELLAGEEQPAQPSRAPLSERWGRDTHQFIPTPLHQSLNKSDLESFAYFFPKDHEPDTRVDIDLTWPTPSGLTENEAQAECWEAVANSSLALGCFGLLGVDVVGSAVEMCVSDLRLKDERSWLHAVLPLLENECERRLVEEGLGGLPHRDLWDRLDHRDAVSVLKCPDLCNGNGQCSEWGCVCFPGFGAYDCSISSEHTPEITDLESGGLCNIRDDDCSNIRVSGVGFKDGHQLKCEFVQEKLVGGKWVAAEPHFVAATFMGVMAVECRLPLEVTRATAGVDASGALTKRPFLARWQVKVSNDGYSFSNAKVITIYDGACHLCGLQADPFCTLREKMCSIDGVCYDGGQSHPFNPCLACQPNVSQHAWTARHENEPPTLSSLPSLLWYFQGEEFIYQLQARDPEGSPVVFALRSGPEGVSLSPTGLIQWKATPQQTRTYSFDFTVSDNCHAETSASLHVSVRPCECANGGLCIKDVSAPAGSGEYTCACPSGFKGQRCEVDVDDCKPNPCRLGRCLDGPDSFTCICPPGMTGRTCREDVDECVSSPCYPGLDCINTLGSFSCGLCPRGYAGDGITCIRQASDAAEQIPISRLNSGREMMRTTFSSFSSSPTLPRRSPDRSKRPGATVANPGRASSSSLERSPRPCPYGYAADGVTCKAVCRFQCGRNMECTQPNTCTCKEGYTGYNCHMAVCRPDCKNQGRCVRPNVCECPLGYAGPTCEEASCEPPCQHGGTCLARNLCTCSYGYVGPRCQILVCNRHCENGGECVSPDVCECKPGWNGPTCNSAECNPVCLNGGTCIKPNVCTCPAGFYGLQCQIAVCSPPCKNGGQCRRNNVCSCPEGYTGKRCQKSVCEPTCMNKGKCVGANTCSCTSGWRGNRCNIPVCLQKCKNGGECVGPNTCHCPTGWEGLHCQTPVCRQRCLNGGRCVLPDYCHCRRGYKGLTCAIQVSQA